The region CTTCGGGTAGGAGAAGAGCAGGGCCGGGTTGCCCAGCTCCCACAGGCGGCGCAGGACCGGGTCCATCATCGCCCGCATCGCCCCCGAGGTGCTGCGGGACAGGACCAGGTGGAGTCCGATGTGCGGGGCCTGGGCCAGCAGCGGCACCAGCGGCGCCATCGGGGACGGGGAGCCCGGCGCGCCGGAGAACAGGTCGTAGTCGTCGATGAGGACGAAGAGCAGCGGGCCGCTCCACCAGTCGCGGCGGGCCAGGTTCTCCGGCGAGATGTCGGCGCCCGGCACTCGCTTGCCGACCGACACCGCGGCGCTGGCGGCGAGTTGGCCGAGCGCGTCGCTGTCCACGACGTAGCCGACCCGGTAGGCCTCGGGGACCGCGGTGAGCAGGCCGCGGCCGGGGTCGGCGACCATGATGCGGGCTTCCTCGGGGGTGTAGCGGGAGGTGATGGCGTCGACCATCAGCCGCAGCATGTTGGTCTTGCCGGTCTCGTTGTCGCCGAAGACCATCAGGTGCGGGTTGACGGAGAAGTCGTGCCAGGCGGGTTCCAGCCGCTGCTCGTCCCAGCCCAGGCAGACCCTCAGGTCGCCCTCGGCCGCCGGGAGCTGGGCGGTCGACAGCCGGCTGGGCAGCAGCCGGACGCCGGGGGCGGGGCGGCCGGTCCAGAAGGTGCCGATCTCCGCGACGGCCTCCTTGGTCGCCGCGGTGAGGTCCTCGGTGTGCGGGGAGCTGTCCAGCCGGGGCAGGGCGGCCAGGAAGTGGTGGCCGGTGGAGGTCAGGCCGCGCCCTGGCTGGTGCGGTACGGCCGCCGCCGCCCGCGCGCCGACCTCGGACTCCAGCGTGTCGCCGAGCCGGAGTTCGAACTTGGTGCCCAGCAGGTCCCGCAGCCGCGGCCGGTACTCCGACCAGCGCACCGCGGAACCGATGACGTGGATGCCGAAGGACAGTCCGCGGGCGGCCAGGTCGATGACGCGCGGCTCGATGTCCTCGTAGTCCTGCCGCAGCGTGCCCCAGCCGTCCACCACGAGGAAGACGTCGCCGTACGGGTCGTCCAGTTCGCCGGAGGCGCGCTGCGCCCGGTAGCCGGCCATGGACTCCAGGCCGCGCGCGCCGAACTCGGCCTCGCGGCGCTCCAGCAGCTGTGTCAGTTCGGCGACGGTGCGCTGCACCCGGTCCCGGTCGAGCCGGGTGGCGACCGAGCCGACGTGCGGGAGCCCGGAGGTGGACACCAGGCCGCCGCCGCCGAAGTCCAGGCAGTAGAACTGGATCTCCTGCGGGGTGTGGGTCAGCGCCAGGGACAGCATCAGGGTGCGCAGCATCGTGGACTTGCCGGTTCTCGGCGCGCCGACCAGGCCGATGTGCCCGTCGGCGCTCGACAGGTCCGCGGTCAGCAGGTCGCGGGACTGCTCGTAGGGCTTGTCCACCATGCCCAGCGGGAAGCGCAGCGAGCCCAGCCTGGGGTAGTCCGCCGCGCTCATGCCGCGGTCGGGGTCCGGCACGATGGCGGGCAGCACCTGGTCGAGGCTGACGGAGGAGTCCAGCGGCGGCAGCCACACCTGGCGGGCCGGCGGCCCTGCGTCCTCCAAGCGGGCGACCAGCACCTCCAACAGGCTCTCCTCGCTCAGCGGTTCGCCGTCGGGGCCGGTCGCGGCGACCGGCCCTGGCGCCTGCGCCGCGGTCCTGGCCGCCTCGGCGGGCGCCGCGGGCTCCTGGACGCGCTCGGAGAGCAGCTCGCCGCTGCGGTCGAGCCCGAAGACGGTGACCTCCTGGGCGGCGCGCTGCCGCTCGGCGGGTTCGCTCTCGGCGGCCGGTTCGGGGGCCGCGCCGGAGACGTAGGCGGCCTTGAAGCGGACGAGGTTGGTGGTGTCGACCTTCAGGTAGCCGTTGCCGGGGGTCGGCGGCAGCTCGTACGCGTGCGAGACGCCGATGACGCTGCGGGACTCCATCGAGGAGAAGGTGCGCAGGGCCAGCCGGTAGGACAGGTGGCCCTCGACCTTGTGGATACGGCTCTCGTCCAGGCGCTGCGAGGCGAGCAGCAGGTGCACGCCCAGGCTGCGCCCGAGCCGCCCGACGGAGACGAACAGGTCCACGAACTCCGGCTTGCTGGCAAGCAGTTCGGAGAACTCGTCGACGATGATGAGCAGCGAGGGAAGCGGGGCGAGGGTGGCTCCGGCGGCGCGGGCCTTCTCGTAGTCGAAGAGCGAGGAGTGGCCGGACTCGCGCAGGAGTTCCTGGCGGCGGATCATCTCGCCGTTGATGGAGTCCCGCATCCGGTCCACGAGGTGGATCTCGTCCGCGAGGTTGGTGATGACCGCCGAGGTGTGCGGCAGCCGGTCCATGTTGAGGAAGGTCGCGCCGCCCTTGAAGTCGACCAGGACGAGGTTGAGGACCTCGGAGGAGTGGGTGGCGGCCAGCCCCATCACCAGGGTGCGCAGCAGTTCGCTCTTGCCGGAGCCGGTGGCGCCGATGAGCAGGCCGTGCGGTCCCATGCCGCCCTGCGCGGACTCCTTGAGGTCCAGCTCGACGACCTCGCCCTCGTCGGTGACGCCGAGCGGGACCCGCAGCCGGGCCGACTGTGCCTGCCGGGGGCGCCACTTGGCGGCCACGTCGAAGGTGCGGGGGTCGCGGATGGCGAGCAACGACGTCAGGTCGAAGTCCGACTCCAGCGGGCGTTCGGTGAGGTCGACGCTGCCGCCGGTACGCAGCGGGGCCAGGCCGCGGGCCAGCGCCTCGGCGGCGACGGCGCTGAGCGCGTCGGCGGTGGCGGCGGCGGAGGCGTCGTCACCGGCCGGGAAGCTGACGGTGCCGTCGCGGACGGTGAGCCGCAGGACGTTCTCGCCGCCGCGCAGCGTGCCGGTGGCGTCCAGCAGCAGCGCGTTGCGCAGGCCGTCGCCCGCCAGCCGGGAGCTCTCGGGCAGGTGGGCGCCCTGGGCGATGACCACCAGGTAGGGCTCGGTGACGTTCGGCGAGGCGTCCGGGTCGTGGTCGGGGCGGTCGCGCACCTCGGAGCCGAGCAGCGCCATCAGCTCGTCGTGGTCGCCTGCGGCGAGCCGTACCGCGCCGGCGTCGTCCTGCTCGTCGGGGTGGGCGTTGTGCGGCAGCCACTTGACCCAGTCCCACTCGTCGCGGGCGGCCGGGTTGCCGAGCACCGCGACCCGCAGCTCGTCGGGGGCGTGCAGGACGGCGAGCTGGGCGACCATCGCCCGCATCAGGGCCAGCGCCTCCCCGCCGTCGCCGGCGAACTCCACCCGGGTGAAGCGGCGCAGCGCAACCGGGATGGGCAGATCGGGGACGGTCTGGTGGGCCTTGGTGAAGCGGCGCAGCGAGATCGCGGTGAGCGGTTCGAGGTCCTCGACGGGTTTGGTCTGCGGCGGCAGGAAGGCCAGTTCCGCGCGGCGGATGCCCATGCCGATGCGGACCCGGCCGAAGTCCTCGTGGCTGGGGCGGCGTTCCCACAGCCGCGGTCCCCCCGCGAACGCCCACAGGTCACGCGGATCGGGGTTGTCCCACAGCAGGGCGGCGCGCTGCTCGGCCGCGGCGGTCCTGGCCTGGCGCCGCTTCTGCGCCAAGTACCGCAGGTAGTCGCGGCGTTCGGCCCGCATGCGGCGGCGGCGCTCCGAACTGCTCCGGCCCACCTGGGTCAGCGTCATGCTGACCATGGCGACGCCCATCATGCCGGACATCATGTAGGTGGTCGGTCCCATGCTGCGGATGCTGAACATGAGCACCATGGCGCCGGCGCCGAGGCCCATGGGCAGATACATCAGCGCGGAGCCGAAGTCCGCGCCCGCGGGCTCACCCAGTACCGGCGGCTCGGCGAGCTCCACCTGCCCGTCGGGCATCGGCGGCCCGTCGCGGCGGGGTGAACGCTTCACCGGCTTGGTGCTCAAAGCGGTGACTCCCATGCAGTGTGCATGTCACTGGTTACGGCAGCGACTATAGGGAATCTCCCCTCTGTTGCAACAGCCCCCATTTCCTTTCCCGCTTGCCGCTCCGGGCCGCCGCAACCGGCCGCACGACCGGTAACGCGGATCGCCGGACCGCGCTGACTCCGGGGAGCAACGGGCCATGAGGGAACAGCGCCGCAAGCGGCACGAAGGGACGGACAGCCGTTTCCGGCGGAAAACTATTCCCCGGCTATTCACCTTTAATCCTCTGCGCATCCGTCTTCCCGGAATCTCCCGGCCACGAAGCGGACCCGGCCCGCCGTGCGCGGCGCCGCACGGCACGTTTCCGCAGGTGGACGGGACGGAGAGGCCGAGCACGACGCCGAGACCGCCGGTGCCCGCACGGCGCGGCCGGGGCCGGCCGGCTGCGAATGACGACGGCCGCGCCGAACACCGGCACCGATCGTTTCAGCCTGCAACCGGGCAGCCGAGAAGGCACACCGGGCAGCCTCGCGTCCGAAACGGGTAACAGCCCCCGGGCGTCGGTCGCCGCTCCCCCGCTATCGCGGCGGTGAAGAAGAACCCCCGGAATGCCATTTCCCCTTAACAGAGCCGCACCCGGGACGAAGAAGGCATTCCGCTCGATCACGACCGAAGCGGTCCGGGCGAGGGCCGGCAGGGCGTGACGCGTCACGAGGTCGGGGCCGCCGCCCATGACCGGAACGGACTCCCGGCGACGTCTCCGCGCCACCGACTTGCGACCGTCGAAGCCATCGGGTTCGGCTTCCGGCACTTGCCGCCCGCCACGCGCCCCCCGCATAGCGCGCGACGCGATCGCGGCCGGGCGATAACACTTTTCCCGGCAAAGCTTTTGTTTTCCTCCGAAAAAGCGTCAGGAACAAAGCCGGGTCCGGCCGCCCGCGTCGGTGTTCCGGCACCCGGGCCGGAACGACCGGCGTCAGGCGGGTTCCTCGACAGCGGGCTTCGCGACAGCGGGTTCCTCGACGCCGGGCTCCTCGCCAGGGGCTTCCTCGACCGTGTGGGAGTCGGTCAGGCTCAGCGCGCCGCCCGCCGCGATCAGTCCGACGACGGCGGCGAGCACCGCGTAGGTGATCCGTTCGCCGTGGAAGAACGACGCGACGAGGTCGCTGCTCCAGGTGCCGGCCGGCAGCTGGGTGGTGACCAACGCGGCGATCAGGGTGCCGACCACGGCGGTACCGACGCTGGAGCCGACCTCCTGGGCGGTGTCGTTGAGGGCCGTACCGATGGAGGTGCGGTTGCTCGGCATGGCGTCGACGAGTGCGACCGCGCAGATCGTCATCACGGTGCGCAGTCCCACGGTCATGAGCACCATGCAGACGGCGATGGCGGCGTACCCGTGGCTGACGCCCCAGGACAGACCTGCCAGCGAGCCGGCCAGGCAGGCCGCGCCGACCAGGCACGCGATGCGGTGGCCGAACCGGCGCGCGAGCCACTCGGACAGAGGCGTCGCGGCGATCATCGTCACGATGATCGGCAGGTTCGCCAGGCCGGCCCGCACCGGGCTCCATCCGTAGGCGTACTGGAAGTGGAGGATCAGCCCGAACATCACGCTGGCCATCGCGATGGACGTCCCGATCTGGGCGATGGCGGCGCCGCGGACGGTGCCGCTGGAGAAGAGGGTCAGATCCAGCATGGGTGCCGCGCTGCGGCGCTCGTGCCGCACGAACGCGACGGCGGCGGCGACGGCGCCCGCGATCGACGCGAGGGTGATCCCGGAGAGCCAGCCGTGCTCGACACCGCTGGTCAGCGAGTAGCAGGCGAGCCCGATGGCGCTGACGCTCAGGACGGCGCCCGGCAGGTCGAGCGTGTCCTTGGTCAGGTCCTCTGGCCGGTCGGCCGGGACGCCGAGCCGGACGCCGATGCACGCGATCACCGCGATCGGGGCGTTGACGACCAGCAGCCACTCCCAGCGCACATGGGCCAGCGCGGTGCCGCCGAGCAGCGGCCCGAGGACGAAGCCGGACATGCCGACGATGATCATCACCGTCATGGCCCGCATCCGCAGGGCCTTGTCGTCGAACAGGCGGAAGACCAGCGAGTTCGTGATCGGGGCCATCGCCGCGGCGGCGACGCCGAGCGCGGCCCGCAGGGCGATGAGCTCGCCCGCCGTGGTGACGAGGACGACACACAGGCTCAGCGAGCCGAACACGGCGAGGCCGACCAGCAGCACCCGGCGGCGGCCGAGCCGGTCGGCCATCGACCCGGCGGTGAGCAGCAGGCCGCCGAAGGTCAGCGAGTACGCCCCGGTGACCCACTGCAGCGCGGTCGTCCCGCTGCCGAGGTCGCGGCCGATCGTGGGCAGCGCGATCGACAGCAGGGTGTTGTCGACCATCTCGACGAAGAAGGCCAGGCAGAGGGCAGCCAGCGGAATCCACGCCGCGCGCAGGGACGGATAGGTGCGGGACGGGTTGTGAGGCGTAGCGGTGGCAGTCATGGCGGTCCTCCGATCGAACACCGTTCGGCTATCGAACAACGTACGATACGGTACGATAGAACAACGTTCGATAGTTGCGCAAGACGGGTAGGGATGTGAGCCATGGCACGCCTGCAGAACCGCCCGGGCGAGGGACGCCGACGGGCTTCGCACTCGATGGAGTCCGTGCTCACCGAGGCGGTGGCCCTGCTCGACGAGGCCGGGGCGCCGGCCCTGACCTTCCGCGCGCTCGCGCAGCGCCTCGGCGGCGGCGTCGCCAGCATCTACTGGTACGTCGCGAGCAAGGACGAGCTGCTCGACCGCGCCACCGACCACGTGATCGGCGGGGTGCTGGCCGACGTCGAAGCACTTCCGGTCAGCGACGACCCGATCGACGACCTTCGCGCGATGGCCATGACGCTGTTCGACGCGATCATGGACCGGCCCTGGCTGGGCGCCTACTTCATGCGCAACACCGACGTCCAGGGCAACGCCCTGCGCCTGTACGAGAGGCTCGGCCGGCAGACCCTCCGCCTCGATCTCACCGCGCGCCAGCGCTTCCACGCCGTGTCCGCGATCGTGGGGGTCGTCGTCGGCTCCGCCGTCGACCTGGGGCAGGAGCCGCCGCAGGAGATCCTCGACGGCGCCGTGAACCGCGAGGAATTCCTCGGCCGCTTCGCCCGGACCTGGCGGGAGCTGGACCCCGGGGAATTCCCGTTCGTGCACGAGATCGTCGACGAGTTCGACGGCCACGACGACATCGACCAGTTCCGCTCCGCGCTGGAGCTGACCCTGACCGGCCTGCGTCTGCAAGCCGGCGCCTGAGCGGGTCGGGTACGGCTGCCCATTCCCGTACCGCGGTCAGGCGCGCCCGCTCATTTCCGGGTGAGGTCCTGGCGCATGCACTGGCGCAGCGCGGGAAAGACGGAATACCACTGGTCCCGCTGTTCCCGGTACGCCTCGTCCTGCCAGGCGATTCCGGATTCGATCGCGTCGCGGAAGTCGCGGAGTTTGTGCAGGGCGGCGGTGGCCACGTCCACCACCCCGTCCGGCGCGATGATTCCCAGCTGGTAGCGCAGCTCGTAGCAGCCGCTGTTCCTGAAGGTCTCCGTCGCCATCCTGGCGCGGTCGGCCTGCGAAGCCTCCATGTGCCGGGCCGTGTCCCGCAGCGCGTTGTCCGTCCGCGAAAGGGCGGAGAGGTATTCGGCGTACACCTGGCGCTTGATCTCCTGCTGCCTTCCCTGCTCCTCGTGCTTCCAGCGGGTGCGGTCGGCCACGAGGTTGGACAGGACGGCGATCAGCGCACCCAGGGCGGTACTGACGAGGAAACTCCAGCTCATGTCGGCCCTATCATCGTACTGATCCAGTCGGGGTGAGGCGGGTGGTCGTACGGGGTTCTTCGAGCACAACGGCGGGTCCCTGCACTACGAGGACGTCGGCTCAGGACCGCCGGTGGTGCTGATCCACGGATTCACGCTCGACCGCCGGGTATGGCGGCCCCAGGTCCGGTCGCTCAGCGCGGGTTTCCGGGTCATCACCTATGACTGCCGAGGGTTCGGCCGCTCATCGGCTCCGGCAGGCCCGTACAGTCACCACGACGATCTCCACCGGCTGCTCCGTCATCTCGGGGTCGCGCGCCCGCACCTGGCCGGCCTGTCGATGGGCGGACGCATCGCGCTGAACTACGCGCTGGCCAGGCCCGGTTCGGCCCGGTCGCTCACGTTGATCGGCAGCGACGTCGGCGGCCACCGGTACGGCTTCGACTGGGACGCGGGCCTCGCCGCCCTCGACCCGGCCGCCGCGAAGGCGGTGTGGCTGCGGCACGAGCTGTTCGGGACCGTCCGGCGCCATCCGCAGGCGTGGGAGCTGGTGCGCGCGATGGTCGCGGACTACTCCGGTTGGCACTGGCGCAACCGCGACCCCCGCCTCCCGCCGGACACCGGGGCCGTCACGCGGCTGGCGGAGATCCGCGCGCCGGTCGACGTCGTCGTCGGCGCCCTGGACCTCACCGACTTCCACCGCGTCAGCCGCACTCTGGCGACGCGCATACCCGGGGCGCACCGCACCGTGCTGCCGGGCGTGGGGCACATGGCCGGCCTCGAAGCGCCGGACGCGGTGAACGCACTCCTGCTGCGCCGGCTCACCTGCGGCTCCCGACAGCAGCGGTCCGACCCGTGAAGGCCTTCCACTCGTCGTTCTCGTACCACTGACGGTCGAACGCGGTGATCACCGGATACGGTTCTGCCGGGTCCTGCGGGACGCGGGCGGCCATCGCCCGCCAGAAGGCGTCGATCAGGCCGCTGTAACGGGTCGCCAGCCACAGGTCGGCGCGGACGAACGGTTCGCCGCTCATCCGGACCGCCCGCAGGTCGTACCCGCCGCGGTATTCGTTGCCGCCCGCCACCAGCGAGCCCCGCCAGAGCTGCGCCCCGGGCGCCCGCAGGGAGTACCGGACGCCCGCCGCGACGTGGCCGCCGTGCCACATGTCGGCTGATTCGGCCAGGTCGGGCAGGGCGGGCGGGAAGAAGTAGTGCCGCTCGGCGGGCACCTCGGCGCGGTCGAAGTTGCCGGGGACGAAATGCCAGCGGTTGTACTGCATCCGCTGGGCAACCAGCCACAGGATCCGGCGGATCTCCGCGTCGCGCAGTCCGCCCAGCCGGCCGGGGTGGGGCAGGACGCAGCAGAAGAAGTCCGGCTTGCGCAAGGTGAGGGGCGAGGCGGCGCGGACGGGGCCCGACCTGCCCAGCCGCCGCAGGTCCCGCACGGCGCTGGACATCGCGTAGTCGGCGTCCAGGTCCCGCACGGCGCTCTCCACGATGGTGGCCAGGATCCGCTCCAGCAGCGGGACCTGTTCCGCCGCGGTACCGGTGACGGCCTCCCGCACCATCCGGGCGACCAGCTCCTCACCGGGCAGCTCCCGCGCGTATCGGTGGCCGAGTGACCGCTCGGCCAGTGCGGCGAGCGCGTCGGGCGCCGGGCAATGGCTGCGCTCCCGCCGCGGGAGCATGGCGAGCACCTCGCGTTTGCCGAAGGTCGTGCCGGTGATGCGCCGGAATCGGATCCAGTCCGACCGGTCGACCGCACGGGCGAGTTCGGCGACCTCGGCGGCCAGCGGAAGGAACGGTCGGGTGGGCAGGTCCGCGGGGATGTGCCGCCCCAGGGCGTGCGCGTACCTGTGCCAGGTGGACACCAGCCACGTCCGCAGTGCGGTCGCGCTGAGCTGGCGGCCGTTGAACTCCTCGAACCGGATCGACCGGCCGGTGGCGAACAGGACGTGCACGGCCATGACGAGGAGCCGTTCGGCCGGGCTCCACGCCGCCGGCGGTTCGGCGGCCAGTTCCCGCAGCGGGCGTTCACGGAGGAGGGTGCTGGTGCCGGCGTCGGACCGGGAGAAGACCTGTCGCCCGCAGTAGATCAGGACCGTCTCGACATGGTCGGCCCAGTCCGCTGCCTCGCGGACGCGGGCGGGCAGGGAGCCGGCCGCCTCCCAGCCGCGCAGGATCCGGTCGAGCCGGGCCTGTTCCCGGTCCTCCGCGACCTGCCACGCGGCGTGCTCCTCCTCGGCGCGCTCCAGTACGGACCGGCTCACCCGTAGCAGCGCGAGGACGTCGCCGACGCCGGCCGGCCGGCCCTCGGACGCTTCGAGCAGCGAGAGTTTGCCCTGCGGGGAGTACGCGACGAGCAGGTCCCGGCTGTCGGAGCCGTCCGGTCCGTGCGGGTCCGCCGGGAGCAGGCGCAGTTCCTCGTCCCCGATGGTCTGCTGGAGCACGGAGCGCTCCTTGACGGTGAGGCTGTCCACGGCGTCGGGGTACGGCACCCGGCCGCCCAGCGTCAGAAGCCTGAGCAGCGTCGTGTAGGCCGGGCGGTCGGCGAGTGCCTCCTCGCGCGACCTCGTGATGAGGTCGCGGGCGCGGGGGCCGGTCACGGATGCTCGGTCAGCGCACACGTATCCTCCTGGGGGCCGGCGGCCGGCCGTTGACGTCCCCAGCTCTCACCGTGGTCTCCTGCGCGACGACCGCCGCGGCTTCCAGCGCCGGCCGCAAGCGGCGCCGCCAGGTCCGGCTCAGCTCGGCGGGGATCTCTCCCGCCGTGGAGGTCAGCGTGCCGACGCAGGAGTCGGCGGCGCACCGGCACGGGAAGCTCCATCCGTCGTCGTAGCGGAACGTGCGGTAGTCGCAGGTCACTTCCTCGCCGCGCCGGATGTCCCGTACGGCGACGCCCACCGCGAGGCCCGCGTCGAGCACCGACGCGTCACAGGAGTGGTTGAGCAGGTGCGCGCCGCGGCACGGCGAGATGAGGCTGCCGTCGGCACGCCGGTAGCCGAACTCGGTGAGCCAGTGGACGACGGGGGCCGGTGTCTCCCGCTGGCCGCCGAGCGGAACGACCGGGCACTTGGGGCAGGGCCACCACAGGGCGGTTCCGAGCGGGAGGTCGCGCAGCGCGAAGACACCGACGCCGTCGACGCCGCTGAAACCCGGGTGCAGGGCGGAGTGCAGCACTAGACCAACTCCAGTAGTCCGGTGAGTTCCCGTTCGGCGTCCGCGACGGACCCGGCATCCGTACCGCACACCAGATAGCGCCATTTGCCGTCGGTCCTGAGGGTGTCCACCGGCAGGAGCACCCGGGCGCCGGCCGCCGGGTCGGTGAGGCCCGCCCGTTCCAGCGCGCCGACCGCGGCCGCGAAGTCCAGCCGGGTGGTGCCGCGCCGCACGTCCGCGTGCCAGTACGACGGCTTGTGCTCCACCCCGGCCAGGCGCCTGAGCCGGCCGACGAGTTCCTCCAGGTACGTCCCGCCGGTCCTGCGCACATTGGCCTCGGTGACGACGTACCGGCCCTCGAACACCCCGCAGTCGAGGTCGAAGATCCCGCGGTACCCGTGGTCGAGCAGCCAGCCGCCGATCCGCTGGGCCGCCTCGGTCAGCGTCCCGCTCAGGCGGCCCCGGGCGGCGGGCGTGGTCATCCCGGTCCAGGCGTTGTCCACGCTGCGCTGGTCACAGCTGTAGAACTCGCTGACCCCGGTGGCCGTGACGTTCATCTCGATGCTCGGCACGCTGTCGAAGGGCAGCAGCTCCTCGTACACCCAGCCGCAGCGCGGCGCGCCCTGTTCGGCGATCGCCCGCCGGACCTGCTGTGCCACCGGGGGCGAGCCGGCGTCATCGCGCACGACGAAGGTGCCGTGCCCGTTGGAGGAGCGGTTCACCTTGACGATCGCGGCCCGGCGGCCGGCCAGGAACTGTTCCAGCCCCGCGGTCAGCGACTCCGGCTGGTCCGCGTACCCGCCGTCCGCTACGGGCAGGCCGAGGCCGGCCGCGATCCGCCGGAAGCCCTGTTTGGTGTTGATCCGGCGGACAGCGGCCACCGTCCCGTCGTCCGGGACGGTGTCGTACGGGTACAGGCGCATGCCGGTGGCGCGGGCGAAGGCGGTGACGCGCGTGTCCACGACGAACGGTACGAGCGTCGGGCGCGCCGTGACCCGGGCGGTCGCGCCGAGCGCCGCCACGACATCGAGGGCGTGGATGCCGCGGATCGTGTCCGGGGCGACGATGTCGACGCCGCCGAGGTCGAGGGCGAGCGTGCGCGCGACGTAGTCGCGGAACGCCGGCGGGCAGGGCGCCAGGGTCACCACGCAGTCCCCCGGTTCGGCCAGCCAGAGTTTTCTCGGCGTGACGGCGGCCATCGCAGTTGCGTAGGAGGGCGGTGCCGCCTCGATCATGACGTCGTTGACGATGTTGGCGAGCAGGGTTCTGCCGGTTGCCGAGGTCATCGGGTGCTCCCTTCCGGGTGCGGCTTGGTCGCGGCGATCACCATGTGTCCGGCGAGCGCCCAGCAGACGTCCGTGCCGTCGAAGCCGGCCTCGGCCAGCCAGCGCAGGTGCTGGAGCAGCGTCGAGGGCTTGTCCACCGGGTCGGGGAACCGGAAGGTGTTCCACCGGGTCGCGCGAAACGCGCCGGCCGCGTCCGGATCGCCGTGCGGCCCGGCGGCCTGTCTGTCGACCTCGGCGTCCCAACGGCCCGCCGCCCAGGCGGTCGCGGTGGCGGTGGGGGGCCGCACCAGGTCGGCCAGCACCAGCCGGCCGTCCGGCAGCAGCATGCCGTGCAGGTCCCGGTAGAGGACCTGCTTGGCGGCATCGTCGAGATGGTGCACCGCCAGCGACGAGACGACCGCGGCGTACGTCCCGTGCCGCCATCCCCCGTCCTCCAGCGGCGCCTTGACCAGCCGGACCCGGCTGCCGAAAGGAGCGAGCCGGTCGGCCGCCGCGGCCAGCATCCGGGCCGAGTTGTCGATGCCGGTCACCCGGGCTTCGGGGTACCGCAGCAGCAGTGCCGCGGTCAGCCGGCCCTCGCCGCAGCCGAGTTCCAGGATGTCCGGGCCGGGGAGGGGGGCGACCAGGTCGCGGACGGTCTCGATCTGCTCCCCCCGCCGGGGGACGAAGACATCGCCGTGCCGGATGAAGAGGTCGTCGTCGGAGTCGGCCCAGTGGTGCGGTGGTACGGTCATGCGCTCTCCCGGTGGTCGAGGATTCCCTGGCGGCACAGCCAGGCGGCGAGGGGGCGGCACGACGGCGGCACGGCGCGGGGGACGCCGTCCGGCCGGGTCGCCGGCGCCAGCCAGTCACGGACCTCCGCCGAGTGCGGCACCGTGGTCAGCGCCCCCATCGCGGCGACCGACAGGTGCCCGCGGCGGTCCTCGGTCCACAGCACGGGCGCGGCGGTGCGGCAGCGCACCCGGTCGCCCGGCCCGCCCTTGCCGCCTTCCGGCCCCCGGGGCGGGCCGGGCGGCGCGGGGCGCATGCCCAGGGCGGACAGCCGCGCGAGCGGACCCCACTCGGTGTCATGGCTGCCGGTGTGCTCGCCGTAGGCCGTCAGCCACGCGGGCGGTACTTCGCCGTGCAGGCGCTCCCCCCACAGCGGTAGCGGGCCCGCGCCGGTCGTCCGCTCGTAGGCCGCGATGTTCAGGGCCAGGGCGGGGCCGTGCGTCTCGCCGACGTGCCATGTGCCGGCGGTCCACGAGAAACCGCCGCCCTTCCCCGCCGTCAGCGTCTGCGCGCCGCCCATCACCGCCGCCGGATCGAGGCCGGGCAGATATTCCTCGGGTGCCCCGCTGTCCGGAGCGCCGTCGGCACGCACCGGCGTGCCCGGCGGCGGCCACCCGCTGTCCGGCCAGAAGTGCATGCTCTTGGTGCCCGCCAGCACGAGGTGGACGTTGGCGCAGCGCTCGCGGTGGATTCCTCCCGGTGTGCAGCGGTAGTCG is a window of Streptomyces sp. NBC_01477 DNA encoding:
- the eccCa gene encoding type VII secretion protein EccCa, producing MGVTALSTKPVKRSPRRDGPPMPDGQVELAEPPVLGEPAGADFGSALMYLPMGLGAGAMVLMFSIRSMGPTTYMMSGMMGVAMVSMTLTQVGRSSSERRRRMRAERRDYLRYLAQKRRQARTAAAEQRAALLWDNPDPRDLWAFAGGPRLWERRPSHEDFGRVRIGMGIRRAELAFLPPQTKPVEDLEPLTAISLRRFTKAHQTVPDLPIPVALRRFTRVEFAGDGGEALALMRAMVAQLAVLHAPDELRVAVLGNPAARDEWDWVKWLPHNAHPDEQDDAGAVRLAAGDHDELMALLGSEVRDRPDHDPDASPNVTEPYLVVIAQGAHLPESSRLAGDGLRNALLLDATGTLRGGENVLRLTVRDGTVSFPAGDDASAAATADALSAVAAEALARGLAPLRTGGSVDLTERPLESDFDLTSLLAIRDPRTFDVAAKWRPRQAQSARLRVPLGVTDEGEVVELDLKESAQGGMGPHGLLIGATGSGKSELLRTLVMGLAATHSSEVLNLVLVDFKGGATFLNMDRLPHTSAVITNLADEIHLVDRMRDSINGEMIRRQELLRESGHSSLFDYEKARAAGATLAPLPSLLIIVDEFSELLASKPEFVDLFVSVGRLGRSLGVHLLLASQRLDESRIHKVEGHLSYRLALRTFSSMESRSVIGVSHAYELPPTPGNGYLKVDTTNLVRFKAAYVSGAAPEPAAESEPAERQRAAQEVTVFGLDRSGELLSERVQEPAAPAEAARTAAQAPGPVAATGPDGEPLSEESLLEVLVARLEDAGPPARQVWLPPLDSSVSLDQVLPAIVPDPDRGMSAADYPRLGSLRFPLGMVDKPYEQSRDLLTADLSSADGHIGLVGAPRTGKSTMLRTLMLSLALTHTPQEIQFYCLDFGGGGLVSTSGLPHVGSVATRLDRDRVQRTVAELTQLLERREAEFGARGLESMAGYRAQRASGELDDPYGDVFLVVDGWGTLRQDYEDIEPRVIDLAARGLSFGIHVIGSAVRWSEYRPRLRDLLGTKFELRLGDTLESEVGARAAAAVPHQPGRGLTSTGHHFLAALPRLDSSPHTEDLTAATKEAVAEIGTFWTGRPAPGVRLLPSRLSTAQLPAAEGDLRVCLGWDEQRLEPAWHDFSVNPHLMVFGDNETGKTNMLRLMVDAITSRYTPEEARIMVADPGRGLLTAVPEAYRVGYVVDSDALGQLAASAAVSVGKRVPGADISPENLARRDWWSGPLLFVLIDDYDLFSGAPGSPSPMAPLVPLLAQAPHIGLHLVLSRSTSGAMRAMMDPVLRRLWELGNPALLFSYPKEEGKFIGEAKPRTLPPGRAQLVTRRSVRLMQTGLVAAE
- a CDS encoding TetR/AcrR family transcriptional regulator; amino-acid sequence: MESVLTEAVALLDEAGAPALTFRALAQRLGGGVASIYWYVASKDELLDRATDHVIGGVLADVEALPVSDDPIDDLRAMAMTLFDAIMDRPWLGAYFMRNTDVQGNALRLYERLGRQTLRLDLTARQRFHAVSAIVGVVVGSAVDLGQEPPQEILDGAVNREEFLGRFARTWRELDPGEFPFVHEIVDEFDGHDDIDQFRSALELTLTGLRLQAGA
- a CDS encoding MFS transporter — translated: MTATATPHNPSRTYPSLRAAWIPLAALCLAFFVEMVDNTLLSIALPTIGRDLGSGTTALQWVTGAYSLTFGGLLLTAGSMADRLGRRRVLLVGLAVFGSLSLCVVLVTTAGELIALRAALGVAAAAMAPITNSLVFRLFDDKALRMRAMTVMIIVGMSGFVLGPLLGGTALAHVRWEWLLVVNAPIAVIACIGVRLGVPADRPEDLTKDTLDLPGAVLSVSAIGLACYSLTSGVEHGWLSGITLASIAGAVAAAVAFVRHERRSAAPMLDLTLFSSGTVRGAAIAQIGTSIAMASVMFGLILHFQYAYGWSPVRAGLANLPIIVTMIAATPLSEWLARRFGHRIACLVGAACLAGSLAGLSWGVSHGYAAIAVCMVLMTVGLRTVMTICAVALVDAMPSNRTSIGTALNDTAQEVGSSVGTAVVGTLIAALVTTQLPAGTWSSDLVASFFHGERITYAVLAAVVGLIAAGGALSLTDSHTVEEAPGEEPGVEEPAVAKPAVEEPA
- a CDS encoding alpha/beta fold hydrolase translates to MVLIHGFTLDRRVWRPQVRSLSAGFRVITYDCRGFGRSSAPAGPYSHHDDLHRLLRHLGVARPHLAGLSMGGRIALNYALARPGSARSLTLIGSDVGGHRYGFDWDAGLAALDPAAAKAVWLRHELFGTVRRHPQAWELVRAMVADYSGWHWRNRDPRLPPDTGAVTRLAEIRAPVDVVVGALDLTDFHRVSRTLATRIPGAHRTVLPGVGHMAGLEAPDAVNALLLRRLTCGSRQQRSDP